Proteins encoded in a region of the Nicotiana tomentosiformis chromosome 9, ASM39032v3, whole genome shotgun sequence genome:
- the LOC104096370 gene encoding zinc finger BED domain-containing protein RICESLEEPER 4-like codes for MDDKEAVADKRNQTYARKGIEEVNPDGSFNILKWWKDKEKHFPILSRMARDILTIQVSTVTSESTFSQARLQLGDYRASMRESLEKLVLFRDWIRSERRNFGLAESQPEVDETYEEILAELAEDDASSRSGDDQASFPPPPTEILPDLEGFMKFVRDTM; via the exons ATGGATGATAAAGAAGCTGTTGCAGACAAAAGAAATCAGACTTATGCTAGAAAG ggaattgaggaagtgaatcccgacggctcctttaatattttgaaatggtggaaggacaaagaaaaacactttccgattctttcaaggatggcccgagacattttaactattcaagtttCAACAGTGACATCAGAGAGtactttcagtcaagcaagacttcaactcggtgattatagagcatctatgagggagagcttggaaaaattagtacttttcagagattggatccgttcggaaagaagaaattttggacttgctgaatcacaaccagaggtagacgaaacttacgaagaaattctagctgaacttgcggaggatgatgcttcgtctagaagcggtgatgaccaagcttcttttccgccaccaccaacggaaattcttCCGGatcttgaaggatttatgaaatttgtaagagataccatgtaa
- the LOC104119780 gene encoding uncharacterized protein, with product MGAPSPAFQRRDKPRRVDLYFSSWVVKPVESKKGDGLLSACEVTLFQYEDVGIPKDVAWLGIRQGLWRTVKKLHNGLRAYQDARKSEAAVSRCAMMTRITAKISSDVGTGTLERVSGEEEKRETNDIQGQRGGGGIKWKYGKYSYAVDLSFDHVPFRKCSFFGLASEGTSFQFHELHED from the exons ATG GGTGCACCCTCTCCAGCTTTTCAAAGGCGAGACAAACCTAGGCGTGTAGACCTGTACTTTTCAAGTTGGGTTGTTAAGCCTG TGGAATCAAAGAAAGGGGATGGACTACTGTCTGCATGTGAGGTCACACTATTTCAGTATGAAGATGTGGGCATCCCAAAAGATGTAGCATGGTTAGGGATTCGTCAGGGGCTCTGGCGTACTGTCAAGAAGTTGCACAATGGCCTCCGAGCATATCAGGATGCAAGGAAGTCAGAGGCAGCGGTTTCCAGGTGTGCAATGATGACAAGAATCACTGCAAAAATATCATCTGATGTAGGTACTGGTACTTTGGAGCGAGTCTCTGGTGAAGAAGAGAAACGTGAGACTAACGATATCCAGGGTCAGAGAGGAGGTGGCGGCATCAAGTGGAAATATGGGAAGTATTCCTACGCTGTTGATTTGAGCTTTGACCACGTTCCATTTCGTAAGTGTTCCTTCTTTGGGCTAGCTTCCGAGGGGACAAGTTTTCAGTTTCACGAACTCCACGAGGATTAA
- the LOC104096368 gene encoding uncharacterized protein isoform X2 produces the protein MMLQPAQKRSIRVIYILLYLPPSSRNPRRWPLYLPGDWMPLNTYYLLQLELDELQHFTITFGWAFPAFTIREVGSRARRYMILCCLHNWMN, from the exons ATGATGTTGCAGCCAGCTCAAAAGAGGTCAATCAGAGTAATATACATCCTATTATACCTTCCGCCAAGTTCAAGAAATCCGAGGCGCTGGCCTCTCTATTTGCCAGGAGATTGGATGCCCTTAAACACATACTACCTTCTTCAACTAGAG TTGGATGAACTCCAACACTTCACTATCACATTTGGATGGGCTTTTCCTGCGTTTACGATTAGGGAAGTGGGAAGCAGGGCGAGGAGGTACATGATACTATGTTGCTTGCATAACTG GATGAACTAA
- the LOC104096368 gene encoding uncharacterized protein isoform X1 translates to MGLRNLLVCALDVHWAISCPTSSPNRNRNDSLQLFTGNECSSSLVEIKQRQRLELANQAYHSKNQLWFARTSGSNQIQKKRTSHVENSFKESIISSNLVGKEITDVPKGIFDVIRGLRLFRVDILNWMNSNTSLSHLDGLFLRLRLGKWEAGRGGT, encoded by the exons ATGGGACTGAGGAATCTACTTGTCTGTGCATTAGATGTTCATTGGGCTATTTCCTGCCCAACATCATCTCCAAACCGGAACAGGAATGATAGTTTGCAGCTCTTCACAGGCAATGAATGTTCATCTAGCCTTGTGGAAATAAAGCAAAGGCAACGGCTTGAACTTGCTAATCAGGCTTATCACAGTAAAAATCAGCTTTGGTTTGCAAGAACCTCTGGTTCCAATCAAATTCAGAAAAAGAGAACTTCTCATGTGGAGAACAGTTTTAAAGAAAGTATAATTTCTTCCAATCTTGTTGGTAAGGAGATAACAGATGTCCCGAAAGGAATTTTTGATGTCATCAGGGGTCTCCGATTGTTTCGTGTGGATATTCTCAA TTGGATGAACTCCAACACTTCACTATCACATTTGGATGGGCTTTTCCTGCGTTTACGATTAGGGAAGTGGGAAGCAGGGCGAGGAGGTACATGA